In one Streptomyces sp. NBC_01241 genomic region, the following are encoded:
- a CDS encoding lipopolysaccharide biosynthesis protein, with translation MTQPIRALEDQDEPALLRDQFRQLLRYRALLASGVALGLLGGGWLALSGEESYTSTGEVVVRSAASDPFAAGASADKGINIGSERQTAVSDTVGTLAIGSLARSGDRVEVGTLLSGLQVTNPPNTLVLRFTYTGRTPALARARAQALADAYLEIRRQRTEDSIANMVDGYRAQLKPLTEQRDQLAEQSVGSNDVTSARANLVVSISELSRKISELRALDTTPGYLTKKPAAPTAPTGAGLPLLLGLGGVVGLALGLLLSWVRLVFDPAVRSTRELVRSLGAPLLGTLPRERAAAGGLLAIGRSGSRLAEEYRAVAFRLAYDPSFAQRRRLLVTSPRGDGDAPAAAAVNLAAAFAEMGRDVLLMEADLRTPSLARALGPAVQGARPRWAAEGERPWPSGSRMNVDVPGSGAFTLIAGRRTDNVPRALTSAPVGRIVSEGDRPGVVVIVLAPPVLSYADAVALIDRVEGVMVVCDPREVHRSDLERIGEIIGAAGGTVLGALLHPGQGRHERLARKKARKKAGKRRAGGDRPGRAEDGHGPERAGDPAETLGLRTFDSTAEHR, from the coding sequence ATGACCCAGCCGATCCGCGCCCTGGAGGACCAGGACGAACCCGCGCTGCTGCGGGACCAGTTCCGCCAGCTCCTGCGCTACCGCGCACTGCTCGCCTCCGGAGTGGCCCTCGGACTGCTCGGCGGCGGCTGGCTCGCCCTCAGCGGCGAGGAGAGCTACACGTCGACGGGCGAGGTCGTCGTACGGTCCGCCGCCTCCGACCCCTTCGCCGCGGGCGCCTCCGCCGACAAGGGCATCAACATCGGCTCCGAGCGGCAGACCGCCGTCAGCGACACCGTCGGCACCCTGGCCATCGGGTCCCTGGCCAGGAGCGGCGACCGGGTGGAGGTCGGGACCCTGCTGTCCGGCCTCCAGGTCACCAACCCGCCCAACACCCTCGTGCTCCGCTTCACGTACACCGGCCGCACCCCCGCCCTCGCGAGGGCGCGGGCCCAGGCGCTCGCCGACGCCTACCTGGAGATCCGCCGGCAACGCACCGAGGACAGCATCGCCAACATGGTCGACGGCTACCGCGCCCAGCTGAAGCCGCTCACCGAACAGCGCGACCAACTCGCCGAGCAGTCCGTCGGAAGCAACGACGTGACCAGCGCCCGCGCCAACCTCGTCGTGTCGATCTCCGAACTGAGCCGGAAGATCTCCGAGTTGCGCGCCCTGGACACGACCCCCGGCTACCTCACCAAGAAGCCCGCCGCGCCCACCGCGCCCACCGGCGCGGGACTTCCCCTGCTGCTGGGACTCGGCGGTGTCGTCGGTCTCGCGCTCGGACTGCTGCTGTCCTGGGTACGGCTCGTCTTCGACCCGGCCGTGCGTTCCACCCGGGAGCTGGTCCGCTCGCTCGGCGCCCCGCTGCTCGGCACCCTGCCCAGGGAGCGGGCAGCGGCGGGCGGGCTGCTCGCCATCGGGCGGAGCGGGAGCCGGCTCGCCGAGGAGTACCGGGCGGTCGCCTTCCGGCTCGCCTACGATCCGTCGTTCGCCCAGCGCCGCAGGCTCCTGGTCACGTCCCCGCGCGGGGACGGCGACGCGCCGGCCGCCGCCGCCGTCAACCTGGCCGCGGCCTTCGCCGAGATGGGACGGGACGTACTCCTGATGGAGGCGGATCTGCGTACCCCGTCCCTGGCCAGGGCCCTCGGCCCGGCCGTGCAGGGCGCCCGGCCGCGCTGGGCGGCGGAGGGCGAACGGCCCTGGCCGTCGGGGAGCCGAATGAACGTGGACGTCCCCGGATCGGGCGCCTTCACCCTGATAGCGGGCCGGCGCACGGACAACGTGCCGCGGGCCCTGACCTCCGCGCCCGTCGGACGGATCGTCTCCGAGGGCGACCGGCCGGGCGTCGTCGTCATCGTGCTGGCTCCGCCCGTGCTGTCGTACGCCGACGCCGTCGCGCTGATCGACCGGGTGGAGGGTGTCATGGTGGTCTGCGACCCCCGCGAGGTGCACCGCAGCGACCTGGAACGGATCGGCGAGATCATCGGAGCGGCCGGCGGCACCGTGCTCGGCGCCCTGCTGCACCCCGGCCAAGGCCGCCACGAGCGCCTGGCCCGCAAGAAGGCCCGCAAGAAGGCCGGCAAGCGCCGCGCGGGCGGGGACCGGCCCGGCCGGGCCGAGGACGGCCACGGCCCCGAGCGCGCCGGTGACCCCGCCGAGACCCTCGGCCTGCGCACCTTCGACTCCACCGCGGAACACAGATGA
- a CDS encoding glycosyltransferase, translated as MSDADRHTPFEGRTLLLVSTNYAPELTGIGPYAAQLAEHWAASGAETHVLTGMPHYPSWRTEAGYRGVWRVTEKRAGVTVHRRRHYVPSRQSALRRAAFEATVLGHGLLGPPLPRPPDAVISQLPSLAGGVIGARLARRRNVPYIPVVQDLMGAAAAQSGIRGGGRAAAVASAAERYALRGAALVGVIHETFVPRVTAYGVDPARIRLVPNWSHVQAPSADRARTRARLGWSEGAPVVLHSGNMGLKQGLDVLVDAARLAPGIRFVLMGDGNQRAALLGRAAGLRNLDFLPSAASEEFTDILAAADVLAVTQRASVLDMSVPSKLTSYFVSGRPVVASVADGGGTAQEIHRSGAGILVAPEDPAALLSAVRKLAETPAEADRLGANGPRYVARHLSREAGLARFDALLTEVLADAQGRPRR; from the coding sequence ATGTCCGATGCCGACCGTCACACACCGTTCGAGGGCCGTACGCTGCTGCTCGTCTCGACCAACTACGCGCCCGAGCTGACGGGCATCGGACCGTACGCCGCGCAGCTCGCCGAGCACTGGGCCGCGTCCGGGGCCGAGACCCATGTACTGACCGGTATGCCGCACTATCCGTCCTGGCGGACCGAGGCCGGGTACCGGGGCGTGTGGCGGGTCACCGAGAAGCGGGCCGGGGTCACCGTCCACCGGCGAAGACACTATGTGCCGTCCCGGCAGAGCGCCCTGCGCCGAGCCGCGTTCGAGGCGACGGTGCTCGGGCACGGACTGCTGGGGCCGCCCCTTCCGCGCCCGCCGGACGCGGTGATCTCCCAGCTGCCCAGCCTCGCGGGCGGCGTCATCGGGGCCCGGCTGGCCCGCCGCCGGAACGTGCCGTACATACCGGTCGTGCAGGATCTGATGGGCGCCGCCGCCGCGCAGAGCGGAATCCGGGGCGGTGGCCGGGCAGCGGCCGTCGCCTCGGCGGCCGAACGTTACGCGCTGCGCGGCGCCGCCCTCGTCGGCGTCATCCACGAGACCTTCGTCCCGCGCGTCACCGCGTACGGCGTGGACCCCGCACGCATCCGTCTCGTCCCCAACTGGTCGCACGTGCAGGCGCCTTCGGCCGACCGTGCCCGGACGAGGGCGAGACTCGGCTGGAGCGAGGGCGCCCCCGTGGTCCTGCACTCCGGGAACATGGGGCTCAAGCAGGGCCTGGACGTCCTCGTCGACGCGGCCCGGCTGGCACCGGGGATCCGCTTCGTGCTGATGGGGGACGGGAACCAGCGCGCGGCGCTGCTGGGGCGCGCGGCGGGCCTGCGCAACCTCGATTTCCTGCCGTCGGCCGCCTCCGAGGAGTTCACCGACATTCTCGCCGCCGCCGATGTACTCGCGGTGACCCAGCGGGCGTCCGTGCTCGACATGAGCGTCCCGTCCAAACTCACCTCGTACTTCGTCTCGGGCCGCCCCGTCGTCGCCTCGGTCGCCGACGGGGGCGGCACCGCCCAGGAGATCCACCGGTCCGGCGCCGGGATCCTCGTCGCGCCGGAGGACCCTGCCGCGCTGCTCTCGGCCGTACGCAAGCTCGCCGAAACACCGGCCGAGGCGGACCGGCTCGGCGCCAACGGGCCGCGGTACGTCGCACGACACCTGAGCCGGGAGGCGGGCCTCGCCCGCTTCGACGCACTGCTCACCGAGGTCCTCGCGGACGCACAAGGGAGACCACGCCGATGA